A stretch of the Neisseria sp. DTU_2020_1000833_1_SI_GRL_NUU_006 genome encodes the following:
- a CDS encoding 2,3-butanediol dehydrogenase, with protein MKAARFYDKGDIRIEDIPEPTVAPGTVGINVAWCGICGTDLHEFMEGPIFIPPCGHPHPISGESAPVTMGHEFSGVVYAVGEGVDDLKVGQHVVVEPYIIRDDVPTGEGSNYHLSKDMNFIGLGGCGGGLAEKIAVKRRWVHPISDKIPLDQAALIEPLSVGHHAYVRSGAKAGDVALVGGAGPIGLLLAAVLKAKGIKVIITELSKARKDKARESGVADYILDPSEVDVVEEVKKLTNGEGVDVAFECTSVNKVLDTMVEACRPTAKVVIVSIWSHPATINVHSVVMKELDVRGTIAYCNDHAETIKLVEEGKINLEPFITQRIKLDELISEGFERLIHNNESAVKIIVNPNL; from the coding sequence ATGAAAGCAGCACGTTTTTACGATAAAGGCGACATCCGCATCGAAGACATCCCCGAACCGACCGTCGCCCCCGGCACCGTCGGTATCAACGTCGCCTGGTGCGGCATCTGCGGTACCGACCTGCACGAATTTATGGAAGGTCCGATTTTCATCCCGCCCTGCGGCCATCCGCACCCGATTTCCGGCGAGTCCGCGCCCGTAACGATGGGACACGAATTCTCCGGCGTGGTTTATGCCGTCGGCGAAGGCGTGGACGACCTCAAAGTCGGACAACACGTCGTAGTCGAACCCTACATCATCCGCGATGACGTACCGACCGGCGAAGGCAGCAACTACCACCTCTCCAAAGACATGAACTTCATCGGTTTGGGCGGCTGCGGTGGCGGTCTTGCCGAAAAAATTGCCGTCAAACGCCGCTGGGTGCATCCGATTTCCGACAAAATCCCGTTAGACCAAGCCGCTTTGATTGAGCCTCTGTCCGTCGGTCATCACGCTTATGTCCGCAGCGGAGCAAAAGCAGGCGATGTCGCATTGGTCGGCGGCGCTGGCCCGATCGGTTTGCTGCTTGCCGCCGTGTTAAAAGCCAAAGGCATCAAAGTCATCATCACCGAATTGAGTAAAGCGCGTAAAGACAAAGCCCGCGAATCCGGCGTTGCCGACTACATCCTCGACCCGTCCGAAGTCGACGTCGTCGAAGAAGTGAAAAAACTGACCAACGGCGAAGGCGTGGACGTCGCATTCGAATGTACCAGCGTCAATAAAGTGCTGGACACCATGGTCGAAGCCTGCCGCCCAACCGCGAAAGTCGTCATCGTATCCATTTGGAGCCATCCTGCCACCATCAACGTCCACAGCGTTGTGATGAAAGAGCTGGACGTACGCGGCACCATCGCCTACTGCAACGACCATGCCGAAACCATCAAACTGGTGGAAGAAGGCAAAATCAACCTCGAACCTTTCATCACCCAGCGTATCAAGCTAGACGAGCTGATTTCCGAAGGCTTCGAGCGTCTGATTCACAACAACGAATCCGCCGTCAAAATCATCGTCAATCCTAACCTGTAA
- the nadB gene encoding L-aspartate oxidase, with product MQTDCDVLIAGNGLAALTLALSLPESFRIVILCKNRLDDTASRHAQGGIAAAWSGEDDIEKHVADTLEAGAGLCDEAAVRAILSQGKPAIEWLLAQGVAFDRNHNDLHLTREGGHTCRRIAHVADYTGEAVMQSLIAQIRRRPNIRVCERQMALDIQTESGAACGLTVLDRRTQGTYRIRARHTVLAGGGLGQIYAATTTPPECTGDAIAMAIRAGCAVENLEFIQFHPTGLARPSENGRTFLISEAVRGEGGILTNQAGERFMPHYDRRAELAPRDIVARAIAAEIAKQTQDFVSLDISHQPAEFVRQHFPSIHRHCLFQCGLDITRQAIPVRPVQHYTCGGIQTDPCGRTSLPQLYALGETACTGLHGANRLASNSLLECVVTARLAAQTIADGQAFQTLPSKRSSENPSVEAGIFSDDLQNTFSRPVLQAFNQRHLGILRNDTGLRRAIAQLRLWKQNQAEPHTASEYENRNLLECSLAVAQAAYARRQNIGAHFNTDLAERVEWKKQAAG from the coding sequence ATGCAAACCGATTGCGACGTATTGATTGCCGGAAACGGGCTGGCGGCACTGACGCTCGCCCTGTCTCTGCCTGAATCGTTCCGCATCGTCATTTTGTGCAAGAACCGGCTGGACGACACCGCAAGCCGTCATGCGCAAGGCGGGATTGCGGCGGCGTGGTCGGGAGAGGACGACATCGAAAAACACGTTGCCGATACCTTAGAAGCGGGCGCGGGTTTGTGCGACGAAGCCGCCGTCCGCGCCATCCTGTCGCAGGGCAAACCGGCAATCGAATGGCTGCTGGCGCAGGGCGTGGCGTTCGACCGGAATCATAACGACCTGCACCTGACGCGCGAAGGCGGGCATACCTGCCGCCGAATCGCCCACGTCGCCGACTACACGGGCGAAGCCGTCATGCAGAGCCTGATTGCCCAAATACGCCGCCGCCCGAACATCCGCGTTTGCGAGCGGCAGATGGCGTTGGACATCCAAACCGAATCAGGCGCAGCGTGCGGACTGACCGTCCTCGACCGCCGAACACAAGGAACCTACCGCATCCGCGCACGCCATACCGTACTCGCAGGCGGCGGCTTGGGACAGATTTACGCCGCCACCACCACGCCGCCCGAATGCACGGGCGACGCCATCGCCATGGCGATACGCGCAGGCTGCGCAGTCGAAAACCTCGAATTTATCCAATTCCACCCCACAGGCTTGGCAAGGCCGTCTGAAAACGGACGCACCTTCCTGATTTCCGAAGCCGTGCGCGGCGAAGGCGGCATTCTGACCAACCAAGCGGGCGAACGGTTTATGCCGCATTACGACCGCCGCGCCGAACTCGCGCCGCGCGACATCGTTGCCCGCGCCATCGCCGCCGAAATCGCCAAACAAACGCAAGACTTCGTCTCGCTCGACATCAGCCATCAACCCGCAGAGTTCGTCCGTCAGCATTTCCCGTCCATCCATCGGCACTGCCTGTTCCAATGCGGTTTGGACATCACGCGCCAAGCCATCCCCGTCCGCCCCGTGCAACACTACACCTGCGGCGGCATCCAAACCGACCCCTGCGGCAGAACCTCCCTGCCGCAGCTCTACGCCTTAGGCGAAACCGCCTGCACAGGGCTGCACGGAGCCAACCGCCTCGCCAGCAACTCCCTGCTCGAATGCGTCGTTACCGCCAGGCTTGCCGCCCAAACCATCGCAGACGGACAAGCATTCCAAACCTTACCGTCCAAAAGGTCGTCTGAAAACCCCTCTGTTGAAGCAGGTATCTTTTCAGACGACCTCCAAAACACATTCAGCCGCCCCGTCCTGCAAGCGTTCAACCAACGCCATCTCGGCATCCTCCGCAACGATACAGGCCTGCGCCGCGCCATCGCCCAACTGCGGCTTTGGAAACAAAACCAAGCCGAACCGCACACCGCATCCGAATACGAAAACCGCAACCTGCTCGAATGCAGCCTCGCCGTCGCCCAAGCCGCATACGCCAGGCGGCAAAACATCGGCGCGCATTTCAATACCGATTTGGCAGAGCGTGTCGAGTGGAAAAAACAGGCGGCAGGCTGA
- the mtgA gene encoding monofunctional biosynthetic peptidoglycan transglycosylase, translating to MFRIIKWLIALPLGAFIFFNAYVYGNIITYRAVAPNKTAFMAMRMRQFQSEGKDVALDYRWVPYDRISVNLKKALIASEDAKFAEHGGFDWGGIQYAIKRNKQSGEVKAGGSTISQQLAKNLFLNESRSYIRKGEEAAITAMMEAVTDKDRIFELYLNAIEWHYGVFGAEAASQYFYKRPAANLTKQQAAKLAARVPAPLFYADNPKSKRLRNKTNIILRRMGSAELPESDMD from the coding sequence ATGTTCCGCATCATCAAATGGCTGATTGCCCTGCCTTTGGGCGCATTTATCTTTTTCAACGCTTACGTGTACGGCAACATCATCACTTACCGCGCCGTCGCGCCGAACAAAACCGCCTTCATGGCGATGCGGATGCGGCAGTTTCAAAGCGAAGGCAAAGATGTCGCACTCGATTACCGCTGGGTACCTTACGACCGCATTTCGGTCAACCTGAAAAAAGCCCTGATTGCCTCCGAAGACGCCAAATTCGCCGAACACGGCGGCTTCGACTGGGGCGGCATCCAATACGCCATCAAACGCAACAAACAAAGCGGCGAAGTCAAAGCAGGCGGCTCGACCATCAGCCAACAGCTTGCCAAAAACCTGTTTCTGAACGAAAGCCGCAGCTATATCCGCAAAGGCGAAGAAGCCGCGATTACCGCGATGATGGAAGCCGTTACCGACAAAGACCGCATTTTCGAGCTGTATCTGAACGCCATCGAATGGCACTACGGCGTATTCGGCGCAGAAGCCGCGTCCCAGTATTTTTATAAAAGACCCGCCGCCAACCTGACCAAACAGCAGGCCGCCAAACTCGCCGCCCGCGTCCCTGCGCCGCTGTTTTACGCCGACAATCCAAAAAGCAAACGCCTGCGCAACAAGACCAATATCATCCTGCGCCGCATGGGTTCGGCGGAGCTGCCTGAAAGCGATATGGATTGA
- a CDS encoding MerR family transcriptional regulator, which yields MQTKEFAEQTGLSAATLRYYEQEGLLRPERNANGYREYGARDLEWVGFILRLKDMGVPLAQIKEYARLRHLGDETVPERYRILQEHQAALKQKRQELDAHREFLERKLAWYRKKMGGQE from the coding sequence ATGCAGACCAAGGAATTTGCCGAGCAAACGGGTTTGTCCGCCGCCACGCTGCGCTACTACGAGCAGGAAGGGCTGCTGCGCCCCGAACGAAACGCCAACGGCTACCGCGAATACGGTGCGCGCGATTTGGAATGGGTGGGTTTCATCCTTCGGCTGAAAGACATGGGCGTGCCGCTGGCGCAAATCAAGGAATACGCGCGGCTGCGGCATTTGGGTGATGAAACCGTCCCCGAACGTTACCGGATTTTGCAGGAACATCAGGCGGCTTTGAAACAAAAACGGCAGGAATTGGACGCGCATCGGGAATTTTTGGAACGGAAGCTGGCATGGTATCGGAAAAAGATGGGTGGGCAGGAATAG
- the nadA gene encoding quinolinate synthase NadA yields the protein MQTAARRSFDYDMPLIQTPTSACQIRQAWAKVADTPDRETAGRLKDEIKALLKEKNAVLVAHYYVDPLIQDLALETGGCVGDSLEMARFGAEHEAGTLVVAGVRFMGESAKILCPEKTVLMPDLEAECSLDLGCPEEAFSAFCDQHPDRTVVVYANTSAAVKARADWVVTSSVALEIVSYLKSRGEKLIWGPDRHLGDYIRRETDADMLLWQGSCIVHNEFKGQELAVLKAEHPDAVVLVHPESPQSVIELGDVVGSTSKLLKAAVSRPEKKFIVATDLGILHEMQKQAPDKEFIAAPTAGNGGSCKSCAFCPWMAMNSLGGIKHALTSGCNEILLDRKLGEAAKLPLQRMLDFAAGLKKKDVFNGMGPA from the coding sequence ATGCAAACCGCCGCCCGCCGCTCGTTCGATTACGATATGCCACTCATCCAGACGCCGACTTCCGCCTGCCAAATCCGTCAGGCGTGGGCGAAGGTTGCCGATACGCCCGACCGCGAGACGGCAGGTCGTCTGAAAGACGAAATCAAGGCTTTGCTGAAGGAGAAAAACGCGGTCTTGGTGGCGCATTATTATGTTGATCCGCTGATTCAGGATTTGGCCTTGGAAACAGGCGGATGCGTGGGCGATTCGCTGGAGATGGCACGCTTCGGCGCGGAACACGAGGCCGGTACGCTGGTGGTGGCGGGCGTACGCTTCATGGGCGAGAGCGCGAAAATCCTCTGCCCTGAAAAAACGGTGCTGATGCCTGATTTGGAAGCGGAATGTTCTTTGGATTTGGGCTGTCCGGAAGAGGCGTTTTCGGCGTTTTGCGACCAACACCCCGACCGCACGGTGGTGGTGTACGCCAACACTTCCGCCGCCGTGAAAGCGCGTGCCGACTGGGTGGTAACGTCTTCGGTGGCGTTGGAAATCGTGTCGTATCTGAAATCGCGCGGCGAGAAACTGATTTGGGGACCCGACCGCCACCTCGGCGACTACATCCGCCGCGAAACGGACGCGGATATGCTGTTGTGGCAGGGTTCGTGCATCGTCCATAACGAATTCAAAGGGCAAGAACTGGCGGTGTTGAAAGCGGAACACCCCGACGCGGTGGTGCTGGTTCATCCCGAATCGCCGCAAAGCGTCATCGAACTGGGCGACGTGGTCGGCTCGACCAGTAAATTGCTCAAAGCCGCCGTATCGCGTCCTGAAAAAAAATTCATCGTGGCGACCGATTTAGGCATCCTGCACGAAATGCAAAAGCAGGCGCCCGACAAAGAATTTATTGCCGCACCGACGGCGGGCAACGGCGGAAGCTGCAAAAGCTGCGCGTTCTGCCCGTGGATGGCGATGAATTCGCTGGGCGGCATCAAACACGCCCTGACAAGCGGATGCAACGAAATCCTGTTGGACAGAAAGCTGGGCGAAGCCGCCAAACTGCCTTTGCAACGTATGCTCGACTTCGCGGCAGGGCTGAAGAAAAAAGATGTGTTCAACGGCATGGGCCCCGCCTGA
- a CDS encoding carboxymuconolactone decarboxylase family protein: protein MLNNQDLMARGLAKLNEIDGEQGDKVMQALADISPDLGKYIIGFAFGEIYQRPQLDVRQRELVTLAALAAQGGCENQLRVHIHASLNVGLTRDEIVEAFIHCIPYLGFPKVLNAVFVAKEVFAAAE, encoded by the coding sequence ATGTTGAATAATCAGGATTTAATGGCACGCGGCTTAGCAAAGCTGAACGAAATCGACGGCGAACAGGGCGACAAGGTAATGCAGGCGTTGGCGGATATTTCGCCTGATTTGGGCAAATACATCATCGGTTTCGCATTCGGCGAGATTTACCAACGCCCGCAGCTTGATGTGCGGCAGCGCGAGCTGGTAACGCTGGCGGCTCTGGCGGCGCAGGGCGGCTGTGAAAACCAGTTGCGCGTGCATATCCACGCTTCGCTGAACGTGGGGCTGACGCGCGATGAAATTGTGGAGGCGTTTATCCACTGCATTCCGTATTTGGGTTTTCCGAAGGTGCTGAATGCGGTGTTTGTGGCGAAGGAGGTGTTTGCGGCGGCAGAGTGA
- the aroE gene encoding shikimate dehydrogenase: MNTAPRYAVFGNPVAHSKSPQIHRQFALQEGVEIEYERICADIGGFAQAVEAFFADGGRGANVTVPFKQEAFALSDEHSERALAAGAVNTLILLENGKIRGDNTDGLGLTDDISKRLGVELSGKTVLLLGAGGAVRGVIPVLKEYRPALIVIANRTHAKAAEMAAHFDIEAIPLDELEGGFDIIINGTSGGLSGQLPAVSPKVFEHCTLAYDMVYGEAAEPFLAFARQSGSKQTADGLGMLVGQAAASYRLWRGFAPDVLPVVQYMREL; this comes from the coding sequence ATGAACACTGCTCCCCGTTATGCCGTTTTCGGCAACCCCGTCGCACACAGCAAATCGCCGCAAATCCATCGGCAGTTTGCCTTGCAGGAAGGCGTTGAAATCGAATATGAACGCATTTGCGCCGACATCGGCGGTTTCGCGCAGGCGGTCGAAGCGTTTTTTGCCGACGGCGGGCGCGGGGCGAATGTTACCGTACCGTTCAAGCAGGAAGCGTTTGCCTTGTCGGACGAACATTCCGAACGCGCGTTGGCGGCGGGTGCGGTCAATACGCTGATTTTGCTGGAAAACGGTAAAATACGCGGCGACAATACCGACGGGCTCGGACTGACGGACGATATTTCAAAGAGGCTGGGCGTGGAATTGTCGGGCAAAACCGTCTTGCTGCTCGGCGCGGGCGGCGCGGTGCGCGGCGTGATTCCCGTGTTGAAGGAATACCGCCCCGCGCTCATCGTTATCGCCAACCGAACCCATGCCAAAGCGGCGGAAATGGCGGCGCATTTCGATATTGAAGCCATACCTTTAGATGAACTGGAAGGCGGCTTCGACATCATCATCAACGGCACATCCGGCGGCTTAAGCGGCCAGCTTCCCGCCGTATCGCCCAAAGTCTTTGAACATTGCACCTTGGCTTACGATATGGTTTACGGCGAAGCGGCAGAGCCGTTTTTAGCGTTTGCCCGCCAATCAGGCTCAAAACAAACCGCCGACGGATTGGGCATGCTGGTCGGACAGGCGGCAGCTTCCTACCGGCTTTGGCGCGGTTTCGCACCCGATGTCCTGCCCGTCGTCCAATATATGAGAGAGTTATAA
- the glnA gene encoding type I glutamate--ammonia ligase → MSIKDAVKLIEESEARFVDLRFTDTKGKQHHFTVPARIVLDDPEEWFENGQAFDGSSIGGWKGIQASDMQLRPDPATAFIDPFYDDTTVVLTCDVIDPADGQGYDRDPRSIARRAEAYLKSSGIGDTAYFGPEPEFFVFDGVEFETDMHKTRYEITSESGAWASGLHMDGQNTGHRPAVKGGYAPVAPIDAGQDLRSAMVNILEELGIEVEVHHAEVGTGSQMEIGTRFATLVKRADQTQDMKYVIQNVAHNFGKTATFMPKPIMGDNGSGMHVHQSIWKDGQNLFAGDGYAGLSDTALYYIGGIIKHAKALNAITNPSTNSYKRLVPHFEAPTKLAYSAKNRSASIRIPSVNSSKARRIEARFPDPTANPYLAFAALLMAGLDGIQNKIHPGDPADKNLYDLPPEEDALVPTVCASLEEALAALKADHEFLLRGGVFSKDWIDSYIAFKEEDVRRIRMAPHPLEFEMYYSL, encoded by the coding sequence ATGTCTATCAAAGACGCAGTAAAACTGATTGAAGAAAGCGAAGCCCGCTTCGTAGATTTGCGCTTTACCGATACCAAAGGCAAGCAGCACCACTTCACCGTCCCCGCCCGCATCGTCCTCGACGACCCCGAAGAGTGGTTTGAAAACGGTCAGGCGTTTGACGGCTCGTCCATCGGCGGCTGGAAAGGCATTCAGGCATCCGACATGCAGTTGCGTCCCGACCCCGCGACTGCCTTCATCGACCCCTTCTACGACGACACTACCGTCGTCCTTACCTGCGACGTCATCGACCCCGCCGACGGTCAAGGCTACGACCGCGACCCGCGTTCCATCGCCCGCCGCGCCGAAGCCTACCTCAAATCCTCCGGCATCGGCGACACCGCCTACTTCGGCCCCGAACCCGAATTCTTCGTCTTCGACGGCGTAGAGTTTGAAACCGATATGCACAAAACCCGTTACGAAATCACGTCCGAAAGCGGCGCATGGGCAAGCGGGCTGCACATGGACGGTCAAAACACCGGCCACCGTCCCGCCGTCAAAGGCGGCTACGCCCCCGTCGCCCCGATTGATGCCGGACAAGACCTGCGCTCTGCCATGGTGAACATTTTGGAAGAACTCGGCATCGAAGTCGAAGTCCACCACGCCGAAGTCGGCACCGGCAGCCAAATGGAAATCGGCACGCGCTTCGCCACATTGGTCAAACGCGCCGACCAAACCCAAGACATGAAATACGTCATCCAAAACGTTGCCCACAACTTCGGCAAAACCGCCACCTTCATGCCTAAACCCATCATGGGCGACAACGGCAGCGGCATGCACGTCCACCAATCCATCTGGAAAGACGGTCAAAACCTGTTCGCAGGCGACGGCTATGCCGGCTTGAGCGACACCGCCCTCTACTACATCGGCGGCATCATCAAACACGCCAAAGCCCTGAACGCGATTACCAATCCGTCCACCAACTCCTACAAACGCCTTGTGCCGCACTTCGAAGCGCCGACCAAACTCGCCTACTCTGCCAAAAACCGTTCCGCGTCCATCCGCATTCCGTCCGTGAACAGCAGCAAGGCACGCCGCATCGAAGCGCGTTTCCCCGACCCGACCGCCAACCCATACTTGGCGTTCGCCGCCCTGCTGATGGCGGGTTTGGACGGCATTCAAAACAAAATCCACCCGGGCGACCCAGCCGATAAAAACCTCTACGACCTGCCGCCGGAAGAAGACGCACTCGTCCCAACCGTCTGCGCCTCTTTGGAAGAAGCCCTCGCCGCCCTCAAAGCCGACCACGAATTCCTGCTGCGCGGCGGCGTGTTCAGTAAAGACTGGATCGACAGCTACATCGCCTTCAAAGAAGAAGACGTACGCCGCATCCGCATGGCGCCGCATCCGTTGGAATTTGAAATGTATTACAGCCTGTAA
- the nadC gene encoding carboxylating nicotinate-nucleotide diphosphorylase — translation MSSENTLFPLPDTLLRPMVEQALSEDLGRRSDITSAAVIAPDKTAKLFLVSREDGVIAGMDLARLAFQTMDPSVRFQAENRDGQAVRAGQTLAAVEGNARALLAAERTALNYLTHLSGIATATARAVAEVAEYGTDIVCSRKTIPLLRVLQKYAVRAGGGVNHRMGLDDAVLIKDNHLAYCGSIAQAVRQAKQAVGPLTCVEVEVDTLAQLDEAIAAGAERILLDNMDDETLKEAANRCHTQTAHPHTVYCEASGGIGFDRLKRVAQTGVDGIALGYLTHSSRSLDIGLDFVA, via the coding sequence ATGTCGTCTGAAAACACCCTCTTCCCCCTGCCCGACACCCTGTTGCGCCCCATGGTGGAACAAGCCTTGAGCGAAGATTTGGGTAGGCGTAGCGACATTACGTCCGCCGCCGTTATCGCCCCCGATAAAACCGCCAAACTCTTCCTCGTCAGCCGCGAAGACGGCGTTATCGCCGGCATGGACTTGGCACGCCTCGCCTTTCAGACGATGGATCCGTCCGTCCGCTTCCAAGCCGAAAACCGAGACGGACAAGCCGTCCGCGCAGGTCAGACGCTGGCCGCCGTCGAAGGCAACGCCCGCGCACTGCTCGCCGCCGAACGCACCGCGCTCAACTACCTCACGCACTTGAGTGGCATCGCCACCGCCACCGCGCGTGCCGTCGCCGAAGTCGCCGAATACGGTACAGACATCGTGTGCAGCCGCAAAACCATCCCCCTGCTGCGCGTCCTGCAAAAATACGCCGTCAGGGCAGGCGGCGGCGTGAACCACCGCATGGGTTTGGACGACGCCGTGCTCATCAAAGACAACCACCTCGCCTATTGCGGCAGCATCGCCCAAGCCGTGCGGCAGGCAAAACAGGCGGTCGGACCGTTGACCTGCGTGGAAGTCGAAGTGGACACATTGGCACAACTGGACGAAGCCATCGCGGCTGGCGCGGAACGGATTTTGCTGGACAACATGGACGACGAAACCTTGAAAGAAGCGGCAAACCGCTGCCACACGCAAACCGCCCACCCCCACACCGTCTATTGCGAAGCATCGGGCGGCATCGGCTTCGACCGCCTGAAGCGCGTGGCGCAAACCGGCGTGGACGGCATCGCCCTCGGCTATCTGACCCACAGCAGCCGCTCGTTGGACATAGGTTTGGATTTCGTGGCGTAA
- a CDS encoding nuclear transport factor 2 family protein, producing the protein MTLNQDLMNAVRTLSDAGCHYRLDELAGCYEPDLHIFIVQPDGNVLSFDYEQNMAFFRERRDAGAPPINTSIHFNIAEVQGGTGFVTATLRMDLGYGAGEQEIVFTLMLRIGNDGKWRVFREHAVITSGRG; encoded by the coding sequence ATGACCTTGAACCAAGATTTGATGAACGCCGTCCGCACTTTGAGCGATGCAGGCTGCCATTACCGTTTGGACGAATTGGCGGGCTGCTACGAGCCTGATTTGCACATCTTTATCGTCCAGCCGGACGGCAATGTGCTGTCGTTTGACTACGAACAGAACATGGCGTTTTTCCGCGAACGCCGCGATGCGGGCGCACCGCCGATTAATACGTCCATTCATTTCAATATCGCCGAAGTACAGGGCGGCACAGGCTTCGTTACCGCCACCCTCCGTATGGATTTGGGCTACGGCGCGGGCGAGCAGGAAATCGTGTTTACCTTGATGCTGCGTATCGGGAACGACGGCAAATGGCGCGTGTTCCGCGAGCACGCGGTGATTACTTCGGGGCGGGGATAG